In a single window of the Rhodoferax saidenbachensis genome:
- a CDS encoding LysR family transcriptional regulator, producing MRDQSLFDKIDLHLIRVLHTVLTERSVSRAAIRLGMHQPAVSASLKRLRDFAEDPLLVRSGAGMVPTETGLRMLEPSASILRAAEMLFSDARGFDPATARTTFRVAASDYLDPQFLPRLVAQIKIQAPLAEIEIHPLSGGSDYRTQLAQGEVDVVIGNWLSPPQDLHLGRLFGDEVVCLVSKKHPAARRGWDQASWLEAEHIAPSATHPGAKGVIDEHLASLGLQRHIVARCPHFGLIPGMVASTLLVLTTGRQYCERFVDSLPLKILPCPVAFPRMMYYQLWHTRTHTSASSRWLRERVKSVAADLKKE from the coding sequence ATGAGAGACCAATCCCTTTTCGACAAGATCGACCTTCATTTGATAAGGGTCCTCCATACCGTGTTGACAGAACGCAGTGTTTCCCGGGCAGCGATCCGGCTGGGCATGCACCAGCCGGCGGTCAGTGCTTCCCTCAAACGCTTGCGCGACTTCGCGGAGGACCCCCTGTTGGTGCGTTCCGGCGCTGGCATGGTGCCCACCGAGACCGGTTTGCGCATGCTGGAGCCCAGTGCCAGCATATTGCGTGCCGCCGAAATGCTGTTCTCCGACGCGCGCGGTTTTGACCCCGCCACCGCACGCACCACCTTTCGCGTGGCGGCCAGCGACTACCTCGATCCGCAATTTTTGCCCCGACTGGTAGCCCAGATCAAGATCCAGGCGCCGCTGGCTGAAATCGAGATCCACCCGCTGTCCGGTGGCTCCGACTACCGCACCCAACTGGCGCAGGGGGAGGTGGATGTGGTCATCGGCAACTGGCTCTCGCCTCCGCAAGACCTGCACCTGGGCCGCCTGTTTGGCGACGAGGTGGTGTGCCTGGTATCCAAAAAACACCCGGCCGCGCGCCGTGGTTGGGACCAGGCATCTTGGCTGGAGGCGGAACACATTGCCCCGAGTGCTACCCACCCGGGCGCCAAGGGCGTGATTGACGAACATCTGGCTTCGCTGGGTCTGCAGCGGCACATCGTGGCGCGCTGCCCGCATTTCGGCCTGATTCCGGGCATGGTGGCATCAACCTTGCTGGTGTTGACCACCGGGCGGCAGTACTGCGAGCGTTTTGTGGACAGCCTGCCCCTGAAGATACTGCCTTGCCCCGTCGCCTTTCCCCGCATGATGTATTACCAGTTATGGCACACACGCACCCACACCTCAGCCTCCAGTCGCTGGCTGCGCGAGCGTGTAAAGTCGGTGGCGGCAGATCTGAAAAAAGAGTGA